One genomic region from Sulfuriflexus mobilis encodes:
- the rpsO gene encoding 30S ribosomal protein S15, producing MSISTEQKGQIVQDYKRDETDTGSPEVQIAILSARINDLSGHFKEHIHDHHSRQGLLKMVNKRRKLLDYIKRKDVNRYRELISSLGLRK from the coding sequence ATGAGCATCAGCACTGAACAGAAAGGACAGATTGTCCAGGATTACAAGCGTGACGAAACCGACACAGGTTCGCCTGAAGTACAGATAGCCATTCTGTCTGCACGCATTAACGATTTGTCAGGCCACTTTAAAGAACACATCCACGATCACCATTCCCGTCAGGGTCTGCTGAAAATGGTTAACAAACGTCGTAAGTTGCTGGACTACATCAAGCGCAAGGACGTCAACCGTTACCGTGAACTCATTTCAAGCCTTGGCTTGAGAAAATAA
- the pnp gene encoding polyribonucleotide nucleotidyltransferase, which yields MTSIKKSFQYGEHTVTIETGEIARQASGAVMVSMGDTVVLVTAVARKEADAGRDFFPLTVNYQERTYAAGVIPGGFFRREGRPSEKETLTSRLIDRPIRPLFPKGFYNEVQVIPTVVSIDPDIDPDIPAMIGTSAALALSGAPFNGPIGAARVGYKDGEYLLNPGYAALEESDLNLVVAGTKGAVLMVESEANGLSEDVMLGAVMFGHEQLQIVIDTIVEFAREAGKAAWEWTAPEKDTALHDKVAEVATAGLTEAYQIAEKLARYNKVDEARSAAIAAVASDDGWSADDVRGAFSSLEKKIVRSRILDGYPRIDGRDTRTVRPITVRVGVLPRTHGSALFTRGETQALVVTTLGTQRDAQIIDALEGTRKEPFMLHYNFPPYSVNETGRVGSPGRREIGHGRLAKRGVLGVMPNMEEYPYSVRVVSEITESNGSSSMASVCGSSLAMMDAGVPLKAPVAGIAMGLILEGDKFAVLTDILGDEDHLGDMDFKVAGSKDGITALQMDIKIEGINRDIMHAALEQALEARLHILDEMNKVLDAPRQELSDYAPRIMTFKINPDKIRDVIGKGGATIRAITEETGTSIDLTDDGVVKVSSTDNAAAQEARRRIEQLTADVEVGTIYEGKVAKIMDFGAFVTILPGKDGLVHISQISDERVENVGDKLSEGDIIKVKVLEVDRQGRIRLSMKAVTEEA from the coding sequence GTGACTTCTATCAAGAAATCCTTTCAGTATGGCGAACATACTGTCACCATCGAAACCGGTGAAATCGCACGACAGGCAAGTGGCGCCGTTATGGTTAGCATGGGCGACACCGTCGTGCTGGTTACCGCCGTGGCAAGAAAAGAGGCCGACGCAGGACGTGACTTCTTCCCGCTCACCGTTAACTATCAGGAACGTACCTATGCCGCCGGTGTTATTCCAGGTGGCTTCTTCCGTCGCGAAGGTCGTCCGAGTGAAAAGGAAACATTGACCAGTCGCCTGATCGACCGTCCGATTCGTCCGCTGTTCCCGAAGGGTTTCTATAACGAAGTTCAGGTGATCCCAACCGTTGTCTCGATCGACCCGGATATTGACCCGGATATTCCGGCTATGATCGGTACCTCCGCAGCGCTGGCGCTTTCTGGTGCGCCATTTAACGGCCCGATTGGTGCCGCGCGCGTGGGTTACAAAGACGGTGAATACCTGCTGAATCCTGGCTACGCAGCACTTGAAGAATCTGATCTTAATCTGGTCGTTGCCGGTACCAAGGGTGCCGTGCTGATGGTGGAATCAGAAGCCAACGGCCTGTCTGAAGACGTGATGCTGGGTGCCGTGATGTTCGGTCACGAACAGCTGCAGATCGTTATCGATACCATTGTGGAATTCGCCAGGGAAGCCGGTAAAGCGGCCTGGGAATGGACGGCCCCGGAGAAAGACACGGCCCTGCATGACAAGGTCGCTGAAGTGGCTACCGCCGGTCTGACCGAGGCTTACCAGATCGCAGAAAAGCTGGCGCGTTACAACAAGGTTGATGAGGCGCGTAGTGCCGCCATTGCCGCGGTTGCCAGTGATGATGGCTGGAGTGCCGATGACGTGCGCGGTGCCTTCTCATCACTTGAGAAGAAGATCGTTCGTAGCCGTATCCTTGATGGTTACCCACGTATCGATGGTCGTGATACCCGCACGGTGCGCCCGATTACTGTTCGTGTTGGTGTGCTGCCGCGTACGCATGGTTCCGCCCTGTTTACACGTGGTGAAACCCAGGCGCTGGTCGTGACCACCTTGGGTACGCAACGTGATGCGCAGATCATTGATGCCCTGGAAGGTACGCGTAAAGAACCTTTCATGCTGCACTATAACTTCCCTCCATACAGTGTTAACGAAACCGGCCGTGTCGGTAGCCCGGGTCGTCGCGAAATCGGCCACGGTCGTCTCGCCAAACGTGGTGTGCTGGGTGTGATGCCGAACATGGAGGAGTATCCTTACTCTGTCCGTGTGGTGTCGGAAATTACTGAATCAAACGGTTCAAGCTCAATGGCCTCTGTATGTGGGTCGAGTCTGGCCATGATGGACGCGGGTGTACCACTGAAGGCACCGGTTGCCGGTATCGCCATGGGTCTTATCCTTGAAGGCGACAAGTTTGCCGTACTGACCGATATCCTCGGTGATGAAGATCACCTTGGTGATATGGACTTCAAGGTTGCCGGTTCGAAAGACGGTATTACCGCACTGCAGATGGATATCAAGATCGAGGGTATCAACCGCGATATCATGCATGCGGCCCTTGAGCAGGCACTCGAAGCGCGTCTGCATATCCTCGATGAAATGAACAAGGTGCTCGATGCGCCACGTCAGGAGCTGTCTGACTATGCACCGCGCATCATGACCTTCAAGATCAACCCGGACAAGATCCGCGATGTAATCGGCAAGGGTGGCGCAACCATTCGTGCCATTACTGAAGAAACCGGTACCAGCATCGATCTTACTGACGATGGTGTCGTCAAGGTCTCTTCAACGGATAACGCCGCCGCACAGGAAGCCCGTCGCCGCATTGAGCAGCTGACAGCCGATGTTGAGGTGGGCACGATCTACGAAGGCAAGGTCGCCAAGATCATGGACTTCGGTGCCTTTGTTACCATCCTGCCGGGTAAAGACGGCCTGGTGCACATTTCGCAGATATCTGATGAGCGTGTTGAGAACGTTGGCGACAAGCTCAGCGAGGGTGACATCATCAAGGTCAAGGTGCTTGAGGTCGACAGACAGGGCCGTATCCGCCTGAGCATGAAGGCCGTTACTGAAGAAGCCTAA
- a CDS encoding SPOR domain-containing protein, producing MRSIFTGLLLSLCTCLVPLHLLADDFRDGVTAYNKKDFSRALALWLPLAEQDNPLAQTLVGAMYAYGEGNQRDDVQAVKWFTRAAMLGSAQAQYNLGIMYEQGFGVEKDLDEARRWLLAAAKQGREEARKRLDTLSAGLAPATVVEQPPTPASVPDIETENDALAKPSATTVTLNTQSANLAPATVVEQPPTPAPVSDIETEDDALAKPSATTITLNTQSASLAPATVVEQPPAPAPVPDVETEDDALTNPPPITITLDTLFASVVVEQKPRPVSVSDLETEDDALANPPSITIRFDTLLAGQAPPTAGVEQAQPPAPAPVPDIETKADELLGPPDIDTIEETGSSPDWLQGQPANYYTIQLAASIEKRLVDARMQDIQLTDKLAKITSRHNGQIWYAIVYGSFASFNDAKRALDALPEVLRSWQPWIRSFASIKQFEERK from the coding sequence ATGCGTTCGATATTTACCGGACTTTTGCTCAGTCTCTGCACCTGCCTTGTCCCCCTGCACCTGCTTGCCGACGATTTCCGTGATGGCGTAACCGCCTATAATAAAAAGGATTTCTCCCGTGCCCTGGCACTCTGGCTGCCGCTGGCCGAGCAGGATAACCCCCTCGCCCAGACCCTGGTAGGCGCCATGTATGCCTACGGAGAGGGTAACCAACGGGACGATGTGCAGGCTGTGAAGTGGTTCACACGCGCAGCCATGCTCGGCTCGGCCCAGGCGCAGTATAACCTCGGCATCATGTATGAACAGGGCTTCGGCGTCGAAAAAGACCTCGATGAGGCACGTCGCTGGCTGCTGGCCGCCGCGAAACAGGGGCGTGAAGAAGCACGCAAGCGACTCGATACCCTGTCCGCCGGCCTGGCGCCCGCTACGGTTGTGGAACAACCACCAACGCCTGCCTCGGTGCCAGACATTGAAACAGAAAACGATGCGTTAGCTAAGCCATCGGCTACTACTGTAACGCTCAATACTCAGTCCGCCAACCTGGCACCCGCTACGGTGGTGGAACAACCACCAACGCCTGCCCCGGTGTCAGACATTGAAACAGAGGACGATGCGTTAGCTAAGCCATCGGCTACTACTATAACGCTCAATACTCAGTCCGCCAGCCTGGCACCCGCTACGGTGGTGGAACAACCACCAGCGCCTGCCCCGGTGCCAGACGTAGAAACAGAGGACGATGCGTTAACTAACCCACCGCCTATTACTATAACGCTCGACACTCTGTTCGCCAGTGTGGTGGTCGAGCAAAAACCAAGACCTGTCTCTGTATCAGACCTAGAAACCGAGGACGATGCGTTAGCTAACCCACCGTCTATTACTATAAGGTTCGATACGCTGCTCGCCGGCCAGGCGCCCCCCACTGCCGGTGTCGAGCAAGCACAACCACCAGCCCCTGCCCCTGTGCCAGACATAGAAACAAAAGCTGATGAATTACTTGGCCCGCCGGATATCGATACCATAGAGGAAACAGGAAGTTCTCCGGATTGGCTGCAAGGACAACCGGCTAACTACTATACGATTCAGCTTGCCGCCAGTATCGAGAAACGCCTGGTTGATGCTCGCATGCAAGATATCCAGTTAACGGACAAACTGGCGAAAATTACCTCCAGGCATAACGGCCAGATATGGTACGCCATTGTCTATGGTAGTTTTGCCAGCTTCAATGATGCCAAACGCGCATTAGACGCATTGCCGGAGGTCTTACGCTCGTGGCAACCGTGGATTCGATCCTTTGCCTCGATCAAGCAGTTTGAGGAGAGGAAATGA
- a CDS encoding tetratricopeptide repeat protein gives MGCKILGHGRYRVYTVTDSASQVKMTLFLTIYFLGHRVPTLLLMLMLSMLLFGGQARAESIDNAVAALDSGQYLAAREGLEALAKRGNSDAQTLLGIMYSEGRGITRDIHQARQWLSRAAHQGSDDAQFLLGLSYLGGYGQARGKSGQNDPTKARIWLRRSAHNGNALAQGFLVSAYKNGWFGSKDQQRASYWQGRLRDVN, from the coding sequence ATGGGCTGTAAAATCCTGGGGCATGGCCGTTATAGAGTTTACACGGTAACGGATTCTGCCAGTCAGGTGAAGATGACCCTATTCCTCACAATTTATTTCCTCGGCCACCGCGTGCCGACACTGTTGTTGATGCTCATGCTGTCAATGTTACTGTTTGGCGGCCAGGCCCGTGCCGAGAGCATCGATAATGCGGTGGCCGCACTCGATAGCGGTCAATATCTGGCGGCGCGGGAGGGTTTGGAGGCACTGGCCAAACGCGGCAATAGCGATGCCCAGACCCTGCTCGGTATCATGTACAGCGAGGGCAGGGGCATTACACGCGATATTCACCAGGCCCGTCAGTGGCTGTCGCGTGCCGCCCACCAGGGCAGCGACGACGCCCAGTTCCTGCTCGGCCTGAGTTACCTTGGTGGTTATGGCCAGGCCCGGGGTAAAAGCGGGCAAAACGACCCCACCAAGGCGCGTATCTGGTTACGTCGTTCCGCGCATAACGGTAATGCCCTGGCGCAAGGCTTCCTTGTCAGCGCCTATAAAAATGGCTGGTTTGGTTCAAAGGATCAGCAACGCGCCAGTTACTGGCAGGGGCGTCTGCGCGACGTTAATTAA
- the mnmC gene encoding bifunctional tRNA (5-methylaminomethyl-2-thiouridine)(34)-methyltransferase MnmD/FAD-dependent 5-carboxymethylaminomethyl-2-thiouridine(34) oxidoreductase MnmC, with protein sequence MKHADIQWQQGQPVSTDFDDIYFSREGGLEETEYVFMRQNGLPERWQGVEDFVIAETGFGTGLNFLTTVQHWLAKADVSSPTGACLHYLSIEKFPLSKPDLEQALACWPALDAVSAQLIENYPPAVKGFHHIPLFGQRVVLSLIFGDAQEQLPNLHAAVDAWYLDGFAPDKNPDMWTTAVFRQIARLSKPGTSFSTFTAAGVVRRGLQAAGFEVEKVKGFGKKREMLRGVVTEQHEAKDSAPWFALPRLGRKAEGNKHAVVIGAGIAGVRTAWSLAKRGWRVDIIERQAAMAQGGSGNPQGIVMPRISLGDSAESEFYDTAFFKAVRELNRLKQQYPELRWQQGGVLQLASSQRVRQQIERLDCAPELAQAISAEQASEIAGVEVTMPALYFPQAGWLDPVQSCQLLLCDAGDNVRLHTHSDVTSMQYVDGAWQLLDAEQSLILNAETVILANASAVSQFSQTAFLPIGHARGQISVIPASMHSKALRCAICHEGYILPATRGEHVIGASFLAGDDSVAPRHEEDEENIRQLQQSLPGLFAKQIPIADHRAALRATTTDRLPLLGPVADEGFFAEHYHDLHKGKAAAQYPAAKYLDGLYVNAGHGARGLTSAFLAAEVIASQVNHEPLAVSESIWQVLSPSRLQIRGFRKGPGS encoded by the coding sequence ATGAAGCACGCCGATATCCAATGGCAGCAAGGCCAGCCCGTTAGTACCGATTTTGATGACATCTACTTCTCGCGCGAAGGGGGGCTGGAAGAAACAGAGTATGTCTTCATGCGACAAAATGGCCTGCCTGAACGCTGGCAGGGTGTTGAGGACTTTGTGATCGCCGAGACCGGTTTTGGCACCGGCCTGAATTTCCTCACCACCGTACAGCACTGGTTGGCAAAGGCAGATGTCAGCTCACCCACAGGTGCCTGCCTGCACTATCTCTCCATCGAGAAGTTCCCCCTAAGCAAGCCGGACCTTGAGCAGGCATTGGCTTGCTGGCCGGCACTTGACGCTGTCTCGGCGCAACTAATTGAAAACTACCCGCCAGCCGTTAAAGGCTTTCACCATATTCCCTTATTCGGGCAGCGAGTGGTGCTAAGCCTGATATTCGGTGACGCGCAGGAACAACTGCCCAACCTTCACGCCGCTGTCGATGCATGGTACCTGGATGGTTTTGCACCGGACAAGAACCCGGACATGTGGACGACGGCAGTCTTCAGACAGATTGCACGGCTCAGCAAGCCAGGCACAAGCTTTAGTACCTTCACGGCGGCGGGTGTTGTACGCCGGGGTTTACAGGCGGCCGGTTTCGAGGTCGAGAAGGTGAAAGGCTTCGGTAAGAAACGCGAAATGCTGCGTGGTGTAGTAACTGAACAGCATGAAGCCAAAGATTCAGCACCCTGGTTCGCCTTGCCGCGGCTGGGCCGGAAGGCTGAAGGCAATAAACACGCCGTGGTCATTGGTGCCGGTATCGCCGGTGTCCGCACGGCCTGGTCGCTGGCCAAACGTGGCTGGCGGGTGGACATCATCGAACGCCAGGCTGCGATGGCGCAGGGGGGTTCCGGAAATCCCCAGGGTATCGTCATGCCGCGCATCAGTCTTGGTGATAGTGCCGAGAGTGAATTTTATGACACGGCCTTTTTCAAGGCCGTGCGTGAACTTAACCGGCTAAAACAGCAATACCCTGAACTGCGCTGGCAACAGGGTGGTGTATTGCAGTTAGCCAGTTCACAGCGGGTCAGACAGCAAATCGAAAGGCTGGATTGTGCGCCGGAACTGGCGCAGGCGATCAGTGCTGAGCAGGCCAGCGAGATCGCCGGCGTCGAGGTGACCATGCCGGCCCTGTATTTTCCGCAGGCCGGCTGGCTCGACCCGGTGCAGTCTTGTCAGCTGTTGTTGTGCGATGCCGGGGATAATGTTCGCCTGCATACCCATAGCGATGTTACCTCGATGCAGTATGTTGACGGTGCATGGCAGTTGCTGGATGCCGAGCAGTCCCTCATCCTAAACGCGGAGACGGTGATCCTGGCCAATGCCAGTGCCGTCAGCCAATTTTCGCAGACAGCCTTTTTGCCAATAGGGCATGCCCGTGGGCAGATCAGTGTTATCCCGGCAAGCATGCACAGCAAAGCATTACGCTGTGCCATCTGTCATGAAGGTTATATCCTGCCGGCGACCCGTGGTGAGCATGTTATCGGTGCCAGTTTTCTTGCCGGCGATGACAGTGTTGCGCCCCGGCACGAAGAAGATGAGGAAAATATCCGCCAGTTACAGCAATCCCTGCCAGGCCTGTTTGCGAAACAAATACCTATTGCCGATCATCGTGCGGCACTGCGGGCCACCACGACAGACAGGTTGCCACTGCTCGGCCCGGTGGCGGATGAAGGCTTCTTTGCCGAGCACTACCATGACCTGCACAAGGGCAAAGCGGCCGCGCAATACCCGGCGGCTAAATACCTTGATGGTCTGTATGTCAATGCCGGACACGGTGCACGCGGCCTGACCTCGGCCTTCCTTGCGGCGGAGGTGATTGCCAGCCAGGTAAATCATGAGCCATTGGCGGTGTCAGAATCAATCTGGCAGGTGTTGAGTCCGTCACGCTTGCAAATTAGGGGGTTCAGAAAAGGACCTGGCAGCTGA
- a CDS encoding sensor histidine kinase, whose protein sequence is MKKYSTFVLIVLTLAGLVIVWLGYTRHQDFVHYHQTIADDAVTGLSHQVSRFVKERNRLVRVFSEDNAETIRKILQATTEEKDALIDKLQKEISRYFPQHFAFTVTDENGRPAFEDFDGLVGELCEQDIQYFSSQHNYQPRIHPHSEVYHFDVMAHLKQAILFISFDANMLTSMIANAQVPGHQLMLVYPEGDNLIEVTASGPRINLDRLDYRLNEDEKRRILSTEDVAGTSWQAMDVSIENLFINNQRNLVKQSLLIYLMFAIICSIMLIYLRREERRRAIAEGHKDEFLSVVSHELRTPLTSIRGSLGLILGGVTGDISDKTREIAGIAMQNCERLSTLVNDILDLQKIEAGKLQYQMINTELDALVERAVACNRDYGNQLGTVFEIHNQAPGALIHADENRLIQVLTNLLSNAAKYGADEDTVEIQITRRANHVRVSITDHGDGIPGNLKERIFDSFTQADNSSSRKIAGTGLGLNIAKHIIEEHHGTLDFESLDNGTCFYFELAVID, encoded by the coding sequence ATGAAAAAATACTCGACGTTCGTCCTGATAGTATTAACACTGGCTGGCCTGGTCATTGTGTGGCTAGGTTATACGCGTCATCAGGACTTTGTGCACTACCATCAGACGATAGCTGATGATGCCGTAACGGGCCTGTCTCACCAGGTGTCAAGATTCGTCAAAGAGCGTAACCGCCTGGTGAGAGTGTTTTCCGAAGACAACGCCGAAACCATCAGAAAGATCCTGCAGGCAACAACAGAGGAGAAAGACGCACTTATCGATAAACTGCAAAAAGAAATAAGTCGCTACTTCCCGCAGCACTTTGCCTTCACTGTGACCGATGAAAATGGCAGACCTGCGTTCGAAGATTTTGATGGTCTGGTTGGTGAATTGTGTGAACAGGACATACAGTATTTCTCCAGTCAACATAACTACCAACCCCGTATTCATCCTCATTCTGAGGTATATCACTTCGATGTTATGGCACATCTGAAACAAGCCATTCTATTTATCAGCTTTGATGCCAATATGCTGACCAGTATGATTGCCAACGCACAGGTTCCCGGCCACCAGTTAATGCTTGTGTACCCCGAAGGAGATAACCTTATCGAAGTCACAGCCAGTGGGCCACGGATAAACCTGGATCGCCTGGACTATCGCCTTAACGAAGATGAAAAACGACGCATCCTGTCCACGGAAGATGTGGCCGGAACCAGTTGGCAGGCAATGGATGTTTCTATCGAAAACCTGTTTATCAATAACCAGAGAAACCTCGTTAAGCAATCCTTATTGATTTACCTGATGTTTGCCATTATCTGCAGCATCATGCTGATCTATCTGCGCCGCGAGGAACGACGTCGCGCTATTGCCGAAGGCCATAAAGATGAATTTCTGTCCGTGGTCAGTCATGAATTGCGTACCCCACTGACTTCGATTCGCGGTTCACTCGGGTTAATTCTGGGCGGCGTAACCGGCGACATATCGGACAAGACGCGAGAGATAGCCGGCATCGCTATGCAGAACTGTGAGCGCCTGTCGACACTCGTTAACGATATCCTGGATTTGCAAAAAATCGAGGCCGGGAAACTACAGTATCAAATGATAAATACTGAACTGGATGCTCTGGTGGAACGCGCCGTTGCATGTAACCGTGATTATGGAAACCAGCTGGGCACGGTATTCGAGATCCACAATCAGGCCCCTGGGGCCTTAATCCACGCCGATGAAAATCGCCTCATCCAGGTGCTGACAAACCTGCTATCCAACGCTGCCAAGTACGGCGCCGATGAGGATACTGTGGAAATACAGATAACTCGCCGGGCTAATCATGTTCGGGTGAGTATTACGGATCATGGTGATGGCATCCCGGGCAACCTGAAAGAACGTATCTTTGACAGTTTCACCCAGGCAGATAACAGCTCCAGTCGAAAAATAGCAGGTACCGGACTCGGCCTGAATATCGCCAAGCACATCATTGAGGAACACCACGGTACACTTGATTTCGAATCGCTAGACAATGGTACATGTTTTTATTTCGAATTAGCGGTGATTGACTAG
- the gluQRS gene encoding tRNA glutamyl-Q(34) synthetase GluQRS translates to MSQYPRDYRGRFAPSPTGPLHFGSLVAAVGSYLQARHQQGQWLVRMEDLDRPRCVKGADSQILKTLERYGMVWDGEVMYQSQRDTAYNIALEQLEAMNACYPCACSRSEIAAIARPGSEGPIYPGTCRKGLAEGKKVNAIRTRLDDAVISFHDLLQGEITQYLFRDLGDFVIRRADSLFAYQLAVVVDDAEQGITEVVRGSDLLESTPRQIWLQQKLGYHTPTYLHLPIAVNAAGEKLSKQTFATAIDDQEPRPQLIKALNFLGQQVPGDAADSTLDDLWQWAIQHWSLAKLPATRQIPAADEQDSSILPPINN, encoded by the coding sequence ATGAGCCAATATCCTAGAGACTACCGTGGCCGCTTCGCCCCCTCGCCCACCGGCCCCCTGCACTTCGGTTCACTGGTCGCCGCCGTCGGCAGTTACCTGCAGGCCCGTCATCAACAAGGTCAATGGCTGGTACGCATGGAAGACCTGGATCGGCCACGCTGTGTTAAAGGTGCCGATAGCCAGATACTCAAAACACTTGAGCGTTATGGCATGGTTTGGGATGGCGAGGTCATGTACCAGAGCCAACGTGACACGGCATACAACATAGCCCTCGAACAGCTTGAGGCCATGAACGCCTGTTATCCCTGCGCCTGTAGCCGTAGCGAGATCGCCGCCATAGCAAGGCCGGGCAGTGAAGGACCAATTTATCCCGGGACCTGCCGCAAGGGTCTCGCTGAAGGCAAAAAAGTAAACGCCATCCGCACCCGCCTCGATGATGCCGTTATCAGCTTTCATGATCTGTTGCAGGGTGAGATCACACAATACCTGTTCCGTGACCTGGGTGACTTTGTCATCAGGCGTGCCGATAGCCTGTTTGCCTACCAACTTGCCGTGGTTGTCGATGATGCCGAACAAGGCATTACCGAGGTCGTGCGTGGCAGCGATCTGCTCGAGTCGACGCCGCGCCAAATCTGGCTGCAACAAAAACTCGGCTATCACACCCCAACGTACCTGCACCTACCCATTGCCGTTAATGCCGCGGGGGAAAAGCTCAGTAAACAAACCTTTGCCACGGCCATTGATGACCAGGAGCCACGCCCGCAACTCATCAAGGCACTGAACTTTCTTGGTCAACAGGTCCCCGGGGACGCCGCTGACAGCACGCTGGATGACCTCTGGCAATGGGCCATCCAGCACTGGTCACTGGCCAAGCTGCCGGCGACACGACAAATACCTGCGGCAGATGAGCAGGACTCCTCTATACTACCCCCCATTAATAACTAG
- the dksA gene encoding RNA polymerase-binding protein DksA, translating into MKKAPAKKAQASGGVQPLYGDAYKLKKGEEYMNPNQVAHFRNILNMWKDDLMQEVDRTVHHMQDEAANFPDPNDRASQETEFALELRARDRERKLIKKIDESIDMLSNDEYGYCEICGVEIGVRRLEARPTANLCIDCKTLDEIREKQMG; encoded by the coding sequence GTGAAAAAGGCCCCGGCCAAAAAGGCCCAGGCTTCCGGCGGTGTACAGCCGCTCTATGGCGATGCCTACAAGCTGAAAAAGGGTGAAGAGTACATGAACCCGAATCAGGTTGCGCACTTCCGCAATATCCTCAATATGTGGAAGGATGACCTGATGCAGGAAGTCGATCGTACCGTCCACCATATGCAGGATGAGGCCGCCAACTTCCCCGACCCGAACGACCGCGCCTCGCAGGAAACTGAATTCGCCCTTGAGCTGCGTGCCCGTGACCGTGAACGCAAGCTGATCAAAAAGATCGATGAGTCGATCGACATGCTCAGCAATGATGAATACGGTTACTGCGAGATTTGCGGTGTCGAAATAGGGGTACGTCGCCTCGAGGCCCGTCCGACGGCCAACCTTTGCATCGACTGTAAGACCCTGGATGAAATTCGCGAAAAGCAAATGGGTTAG
- a CDS encoding HAD family hydrolase yields the protein MAKLEALIFDVDGTLADTERDGHRVAFNLAFAEAGLDWHWSVELYEKLLSVTGGKERIRYYLENFNTDFTLPENDVEFIAGLHQSKTAHYTAMLEAGAIPLRSGVKRLLDEARATGLRLAIATTTTPINVQALLEHTLGKESLDWFEVIAAGDIVPAKKPAPDIYDYALQKMGLDANVCMAFEDSENGIKSSMGAKLRTIVAINDYTRDHDFNGALLVLDQLGEPEQPFQVLAGDAYGAKYVDVALIRKLMQD from the coding sequence GTGGCAAAACTGGAAGCCCTGATTTTCGATGTGGACGGCACCCTCGCCGACACTGAACGAGACGGCCACCGCGTGGCCTTTAACCTGGCCTTCGCCGAGGCCGGCCTCGACTGGCACTGGTCGGTCGAGCTGTATGAAAAGTTATTGAGCGTCACCGGTGGTAAGGAGCGTATCCGCTACTACCTGGAGAATTTCAATACCGATTTCACGCTGCCGGAAAATGATGTCGAGTTCATTGCCGGCCTGCACCAGTCCAAGACCGCACACTACACGGCAATGCTGGAGGCGGGGGCCATTCCGCTGCGTTCAGGTGTGAAGCGCTTATTAGACGAGGCGCGTGCGACCGGCCTGCGCCTGGCGATTGCGACCACGACCACGCCGATCAACGTCCAGGCCCTGCTTGAACACACACTCGGCAAGGAGTCACTGGACTGGTTCGAGGTGATCGCCGCCGGTGATATCGTGCCGGCGAAAAAGCCGGCCCCGGATATCTATGATTATGCACTGCAGAAGATGGGCCTGGATGCGAATGTCTGCATGGCCTTCGAGGACTCAGAAAACGGCATTAAATCCTCAATGGGGGCAAAGCTGCGCACGATTGTTGCGATCAATGACTATACCCGCGATCATGACTTCAACGGCGCGCTACTGGTACTCGACCAGCTCGGTGAACCGGAACAGCCATTTCAGGTGCTCGCCGGTGATGCCTATGGGGCAAAGTACGTCGATGTGGCACTGATACGTAAACTGATGCAGGACTAA